In the Terriglobus sp. RCC_193 genome, AGGTGGACTGGCCTGCAAGCGTAGTGTTGATCAAATCGTAGAAATGGTGAGGGCGGCATGAAAAGAGTACTTATTACAGGAGCTGCAGGGTTTCTGGGATCCCATGTGACGGATAGGATGCTTGAGAAAGGCTACGACGTGATCGCGGTAGACGACTTATCGCATGGTCATATGCGCAATCTCGAAATGGCGGTGCTGAATCCTTTCTTCGAGTTTCGCGCTGTTGATGTTTGTGATCTTGCCGCCTTGAGAGAGGCGGCCGGTAGCGTCGATAGCGTGATTCATCTTGCGGCCTACAAAATTCCGCGGTACGAAAATCCAAAGAAGACCTTGCTCGTCAACTCCATCGGGACACAAAACGCGTTACAGGTTGCGATCGAGAACGGTGCTCGTTTCACCATTACTTCCACGTCCGACGTGTACGGTAAGAGTTCGGATATCCCGTTCGCAGAAGACGGAAATTGCGTGCTGGGGCCAGCTACCGTGGCCCGCTGGGCCTATGCAGCATCCAAGATGTTTGATGAACATCTGGTTCTTGCAATGGCAGAAGAAGCTGGCATCTATGCTACCGTCCTCCGTATCTTCGGTTCGTATGGTCCCCGTCAGAACCTGACCTGGTGGGGAGGACCCCAATCTGTCTTCATCAATGCGATCTTGAATGATGAAGTCATTCCCATTCATGGTGATGGGCAGCAGACTCGCTCCTTCACCTTTGTAGAAGACACCGCACGTGGCATTGTGGCAGCTGCGGAAGCAACAACCGCAAATCGAGAGATCGTTAACATCGGCAACAACCGTGAGATTACGATTCTCGATCTGGCACGTGAGATCTATCGGTTGTGTGGCAAGCCAGGGGAGCCTCGGATCGACATGGTCCCATACGATGCCATTGCCGGCCGTAAGTATGAGGATGTTTTGAGACGTGTTCCTGATATTCGTAAAGCAGAACGTCTGCTGGGATTCCGTGCCTCGGTACCGCTGGAGGAAGGGCTTGTTCGTACGATCCAATGGCAGAAGGAACAACTTAGACTGGAACGGGAAGCTCTGATAACCGCATAAAGAAATGGGAGGATAACCTCCCATTTCTCATGTCTATATCCATTCGTGAACTAAGGTAGTTACCTTGGATGAGATTCATGGTTACTTTATGCCGGAAGGGAAGTTCCGCTGCTCTGTACCGCCTGGAAACGCAATGGAACACGGGTTTCCTTTAACCTGTAATGCTCAATTTTATAGAGCAAGGTGCGATAGCTGATACGTAGAGCTAAGGCTGCCTGCCGACGATTCCATCGTGCTTCTTCCAACGCCTGTTGGATCAATCGGCTTTCCGTCTGATCTTTGAAATTCCTAACGATCGAGCGCATCTCATTCACACTTGCTTCCGGTTCAGGTGCATCCCTGCCGCATGACTGCACCTTGGCAACCTTACCCAGGACCTTGGCCTCAATGTCGGAGATGGAGGACTCCTGTCCCTTTAGTACCTGCATGCGAATGACCGCATTGCCCAGCTCACGCAAGTTACCGGGCCATTCATACTCCTGCAATAGAGACATCATTCGCGGTGAAATATAAACCGGGTCCTGGTGAAACGCCATTGCCTGCCGTTTCACCATCTCTTCGATCAAGTATGGTATTTCTTCCCTGCGTTCCCGCAGCGGAGGCACACGGATAGTAAAGGTGCTGATGCGGTAATACAGATCTTCACGAAACAATTTTTCTTCAATGGCAGTGTCGATATTCACATTGGTTGCGGCAATAACGCGGACATCAGCGGTAGATACACTCCTGGCACCCAAGCGCGAATAGCGGCCGTCCTGCAGAACATGTAACAGTTTCGCTTGCATTGGCGCACTCATTTCACCGATTTCGTCCAGCAGAAGAGTTCCTTTGTCTGCCTGCTCGAAGCGGCCTGGCTTTGCCTTTACAGCCCCGGTGAAGGCGCCTGCCTCGTAGCCAAAGAGTTCGCTCTCAAGCAGATCTGGAGGCAGAGCGGCGCAGTTTACGGAGCAGAATGGGTATGCTGCGCGGCGCGAATGTTTGTGAAGAAGATTGGCGATAACGTCTTTGCCCACGCCACTCTCACCCAGGATGAGAACTGGCGCATCGACCTGAGCCAGCAGGCGGATGTTCTCATAAATCCGCATCATTACCGGGCTCGCGGCCAGGAAATAGCGGTTGTTCGGAAGGTCCTCAATATGTACAGCCCGTGTCTGCACAGGATCGGTCACATCGTAGGAACTTAATGAAACTGGAATGTCTTGAAGATAAGTCATCACCTCGTCGAGTTCGGCAGAGCGAAGTGGAACGCCAAGTGTATGTAGGATGCCAAGATGTTCTGCGTCTGATGTCCATGGGCTTACGCCTAGGGGGAGAGCAATCCAGACCCTATCCTTGCCAACAAGCTTTACAAGCTCAGCTAAAGATTGATGATCTCGCGGTGGCCGGGCAGATACATCGATGACAACGGCATCAAATGACTTATTGTGCATTGCGGGGATCGCCTCTTTAAGTCCGTCGAAGGCGACGACCTCATGGCCTTCAAAGGTCAAAGCAGTTACAGCAGCGTGCAGAAAGGTAGTAGAGGGGCTGATAAGAGCAACCGTTCGAGTCCGGAGCATGGTTGAGATCCTTGAGGCCTGTATGTCGCAGAGA is a window encoding:
- a CDS encoding NAD-dependent epimerase/dehydratase family protein; its protein translation is MKRVLITGAAGFLGSHVTDRMLEKGYDVIAVDDLSHGHMRNLEMAVLNPFFEFRAVDVCDLAALREAAGSVDSVIHLAAYKIPRYENPKKTLLVNSIGTQNALQVAIENGARFTITSTSDVYGKSSDIPFAEDGNCVLGPATVARWAYAASKMFDEHLVLAMAEEAGIYATVLRIFGSYGPRQNLTWWGGPQSVFINAILNDEVIPIHGDGQQTRSFTFVEDTARGIVAAAEATTANREIVNIGNNREITILDLAREIYRLCGKPGEPRIDMVPYDAIAGRKYEDVLRRVPDIRKAERLLGFRASVPLEEGLVRTIQWQKEQLRLEREALITA
- a CDS encoding sigma 54-interacting transcriptional regulator; this translates as MLRTRTVALISPSTTFLHAAVTALTFEGHEVVAFDGLKEAIPAMHNKSFDAVVIDVSARPPRDHQSLAELVKLVGKDRVWIALPLGVSPWTSDAEHLGILHTLGVPLRSAELDEVMTYLQDIPVSLSSYDVTDPVQTRAVHIEDLPNNRYFLAASPVMMRIYENIRLLAQVDAPVLILGESGVGKDVIANLLHKHSRRAAYPFCSVNCAALPPDLLESELFGYEAGAFTGAVKAKPGRFEQADKGTLLLDEIGEMSAPMQAKLLHVLQDGRYSRLGARSVSTADVRVIAATNVNIDTAIEEKLFREDLYYRISTFTIRVPPLRERREEIPYLIEEMVKRQAMAFHQDPVYISPRMMSLLQEYEWPGNLRELGNAVIRMQVLKGQESSISDIEAKVLGKVAKVQSCGRDAPEPEASVNEMRSIVRNFKDQTESRLIQQALEEARWNRRQAALALRISYRTLLYKIEHYRLKETRVPLRFQAVQSSGTSLPA